Proteins encoded within one genomic window of Citricoccus muralis:
- a CDS encoding ABC transporter ATP-binding protein, whose amino-acid sequence MMKKPSERKEPKTVTTSTNVVKRHDDLDGKPILTFKNLTVSFDTEFGEVNAVKGVSFDVKPGEVVALVGESGSGKSVTSSTAMGLLPGNARIGGSVLLKDDDVVAMEPAVLRKIRGSRVAMVFQEPMTALNPVLTVGDQLTESLAVHNLAFGKEAKRRAAELLEMVGIPDAASRLKQYPHQFSGGQRQRIVIAMAISCSPEVIIADEPTTALDVTVQAEILELLRSLKDKLNTGILLITHNMGVVADMADRVCVMLRGEMVETGPVHQVMQSPQHPYTQRLLSSVPRLGESLEVAEPDPVTEAVHAGATYAVEASGISIAYEHRGKQRNVVHDVSFTVAPGEIMGLVGESGSGKSTIAKSVLGLLPITAGSMKLYGKELTSLSRKESRSMRKQIGVVFQDPAASLDPRFPIGDIITEPMVIHQVGNAKTRLDRAYELLDAVKLPRSVVNRYPHELSGGQRQRISIARALTMDPDVLIADEPTSALDVSVQAAVLEMFAELQSRYEFACLFVSHDLAVVDMLAHKVLVLKDGREVESGKTDQVLHQPQQDYTKRLLAAAPVPDPDEQKTRRAERRELLASFGESSY is encoded by the coding sequence ATGATGAAGAAGCCATCAGAACGCAAAGAGCCCAAAACGGTGACGACGTCGACCAACGTCGTCAAGCGCCACGATGACCTCGACGGCAAGCCGATTTTGACCTTCAAGAACCTGACCGTCTCCTTCGACACCGAGTTCGGTGAGGTGAACGCGGTCAAGGGCGTGAGCTTTGACGTCAAGCCCGGCGAAGTGGTGGCCCTGGTCGGTGAATCTGGTTCGGGTAAGTCGGTGACCTCCTCCACCGCGATGGGTCTGTTGCCGGGTAACGCCCGAATTGGCGGTAGCGTGCTGCTCAAAGACGACGATGTCGTCGCCATGGAACCTGCCGTGCTGCGTAAAATCCGCGGATCGCGGGTGGCCATGGTGTTCCAAGAACCCATGACGGCGTTGAACCCGGTGCTCACCGTGGGCGATCAGCTCACCGAGTCGCTGGCTGTGCACAACCTGGCTTTCGGTAAGGAAGCCAAGCGCCGTGCGGCCGAACTGCTGGAAATGGTGGGGATTCCCGACGCTGCGAGCCGGCTCAAGCAGTACCCGCACCAATTTTCCGGCGGACAGCGTCAGCGCATCGTCATCGCGATGGCCATCAGTTGCTCGCCCGAGGTGATCATCGCCGATGAGCCGACCACCGCACTCGACGTCACCGTGCAGGCGGAAATCCTCGAGCTACTGCGCAGCCTGAAGGACAAACTGAACACCGGCATTCTGCTGATCACCCACAACATGGGCGTGGTGGCCGACATGGCCGACAGGGTCTGCGTGATGCTGCGTGGCGAGATGGTCGAGACCGGTCCCGTGCACCAGGTGATGCAGTCGCCGCAACACCCCTATACCCAACGGCTGCTGTCGTCGGTTCCGCGACTGGGTGAAAGCCTCGAAGTGGCTGAACCGGATCCGGTGACCGAAGCGGTGCATGCCGGAGCCACCTACGCGGTGGAAGCCAGCGGCATCTCGATCGCCTACGAGCACCGCGGCAAGCAACGCAATGTGGTCCACGACGTGTCCTTCACCGTGGCTCCGGGCGAGATCATGGGCCTGGTGGGGGAATCGGGGTCTGGTAAGTCGACCATCGCCAAGTCCGTGCTCGGACTGTTGCCCATCACCGCAGGCAGCATGAAGCTCTACGGCAAGGAACTCACCTCGTTGTCGCGGAAAGAATCGCGCAGTATGCGGAAGCAGATCGGGGTGGTCTTCCAGGACCCGGCGGCCTCGCTGGATCCTCGCTTTCCGATCGGTGACATCATCACCGAGCCTATGGTGATCCACCAGGTCGGCAATGCCAAGACCCGGCTGGATCGCGCCTACGAGCTCCTGGACGCGGTGAAGCTGCCTCGCTCGGTGGTCAACCGGTACCCGCACGAGCTCTCGGGCGGTCAGCGCCAGCGCATTTCCATCGCCCGCGCCCTGACGATGGACCCGGACGTGCTCATCGCCGATGAGCCGACCTCGGCCCTGGATGTCTCGGTGCAGGCAGCGGTGCTCGAGATGTTCGCTGAATTGCAGAGTCGCTACGAATTTGCGTGTCTGTTCGTGTCCCACGATTTGGCGGTCGTGGACATGCTGGCGCACAAGGTGCTGGTGCTCAAGGACGGGCGCGAAGTCGAATCCGGAAAAACCGATCAGGTGCTGCACCAGCCGCAGCAGGACTACACCAAGCGCTTGCTGGCAGCGGCGCCCGTCCCGGATCCGGACGAGCAAAAGACCCGGCGCGCGGAACGGCGCGAGCTGCTCGCCTCTTTCGGCGAATCCAGCTACTAA
- a CDS encoding ABC transporter permease — protein sequence MLKFILRRLGSSLIVLFGASILMFVLVINSGDPLFDLREITTGNRELLMQQRIDSMGLDLPWYERYWDWLSGVSQCFVGQCDFGVNRAGLPVNDLLALAAASTMRLVVLATVLAIIVGVAVGILTAIRQYSGLDYAVTFLIFLFYSLPVFWAAVLLKEYLAIGFNDWIATPSFSWTTIIITAVLAAVVIQTVLGGGLRRRLITAGVVLAFVIGTMFYMDASGFARNPELGPLPLIALGAATAVGATILFAGLHNRRVLAAGLITAGLGLVSYYVTWGLMDQPSWWLLVLLGLISVGVAIGVGQAVGGYSRSTASIVSVVTALVMGSLMILEQLFRYWPVYLGRISRPIGTIGSETPNFVGTFWEEFIDKGTQLLLPTILLTLVSVATYSRYTRSSMLEVSRQDYIRTARAKGLNERQVILKHAFRNSLIPITTIMAFDFAGLIGGAVITEQVFGWKGMGDLFQVGLRTVDPAPVMAFFLVTGTAAILFNLLADILYAVLDPRIRV from the coding sequence GTGCTGAAATTCATCCTGCGCCGATTGGGGAGCTCCCTCATTGTCCTCTTCGGCGCCTCCATCCTGATGTTCGTTCTGGTGATCAACTCCGGGGACCCGCTGTTTGACCTCCGTGAGATCACCACCGGCAATCGTGAGCTGCTGATGCAGCAGCGCATTGATTCCATGGGGCTCGACCTGCCCTGGTATGAGAGGTACTGGGACTGGCTCTCCGGTGTCTCCCAATGTTTCGTCGGCCAGTGTGACTTCGGGGTGAACCGCGCCGGTCTGCCGGTGAACGACCTGCTTGCTCTGGCCGCGGCCTCGACCATGCGCCTGGTGGTGCTGGCCACCGTGCTGGCGATCATCGTCGGCGTCGCCGTCGGCATCCTGACGGCGATCCGGCAGTACTCCGGACTCGACTACGCGGTCACGTTCCTGATTTTCCTGTTCTACTCGCTTCCCGTTTTCTGGGCGGCCGTGCTCCTCAAGGAGTACCTGGCGATCGGCTTCAACGACTGGATCGCCACACCGTCCTTCAGCTGGACGACGATCATCATCACCGCCGTGCTGGCGGCCGTCGTGATCCAGACGGTCCTGGGTGGCGGCCTGCGCCGACGTCTGATCACGGCCGGCGTCGTCCTCGCGTTCGTCATCGGCACCATGTTTTACATGGATGCGTCCGGCTTCGCCCGGAACCCCGAGCTGGGACCCCTGCCTCTGATCGCACTCGGCGCCGCCACCGCTGTAGGGGCCACCATCTTGTTCGCCGGCCTGCATAATCGCCGGGTGCTGGCCGCCGGCCTCATCACCGCTGGCCTCGGTCTGGTTTCCTACTACGTCACCTGGGGCTTGATGGATCAGCCCTCGTGGTGGCTGCTGGTGCTGCTCGGGCTCATCTCGGTGGGTGTCGCCATCGGCGTCGGCCAGGCCGTCGGGGGGTACTCGCGCTCCACCGCCTCCATCGTTTCGGTGGTGACGGCGCTTGTCATGGGCTCGCTGATGATCCTCGAGCAGCTCTTCCGATACTGGCCCGTCTACCTCGGCCGGATCAGCCGCCCTATCGGAACCATCGGCTCGGAGACTCCGAACTTCGTGGGCACCTTCTGGGAGGAATTCATCGACAAGGGCACGCAGCTGCTGCTTCCGACCATTCTGCTGACGCTCGTCTCGGTGGCAACGTACTCCCGCTACACCCGTTCCTCGATGCTGGAGGTGTCGCGTCAGGACTACATTCGCACCGCACGGGCGAAGGGCCTCAACGAGCGTCAGGTGATTCTGAAGCATGCCTTCCGGAATTCGCTGATCCCGATCACCACGATCATGGCGTTCGACTTCGCCGGTCTGATCGGCGGAGCAGTGATCACCGAGCAGGTCTTCGGATGGAAGGGCATGGGCGACTTGTTCCAAGTCGGGCTGCGCACAGTCGACCCGGCGCCGGTGATGGCGTTCTTCCTCGTCACCGGTACGGCCGCGATTCTGTTCAACCTGCTGGCGGATATTCTCTACGCCGTCCTTGATCCCCGGATTCGAGTGTGA
- a CDS encoding ABC transporter family substrate-binding protein has translation MSLLVVGNPDDELYGDVAQYDTQGVALKKYTKLSAAVAVAASSALLFTACSPGGEPTTDNEADQGIAEGQQYTVEPEDTGKADLGDIETAEGTISVGMEQDFTSYNNMMADNYSTYNSQIADRISGGFNYFGTDGTIYPDEEFGTIEVESEDPLVVKYTINDDAVWSDGTPITAADYIFKWAVENPRTVDSNDETVFTPVSTTFGEYVPNAPEGDPEGKEFTITYDEPYADWQLVVDRALPAHVVAEQSGLSMEELIEAARNNDGDALAEAAEFWNTGWNVTNALPDEALIPSSGPYVLTDFSPGQSVTLTANENYWGTPAATQTLTVRIASADTHVQALQNGDMNAIEPQATVDTLEQLEGLGDQAIVHQYAQMTYEHLDFNHAADSLFGDSYELRQAFALCVPRQQIIDNLIKPLNPDAEVLNAREYFNFQDEYQEVIDYSYDGSYDEVDIEAAADLIEQSGVDTPTVRIGYAAPNPRREQTVSMIKDSCDEAGFDIQDYGAQDFFGPGGGLSSGDWDIALFAWAGSGQIVSGRNISHTNGAQNDAQYSNEDVDAAWDIAAGTVDPEVHLEQRKEVEKLHWDTLYNIPLYTHPGIAANSADIANVRSTATQSGLQWNVEQWVRPEAEAE, from the coding sequence ATGTCACTCCTCGTTGTCGGAAATCCCGATGACGAACTCTACGGCGACGTCGCTCAGTACGACACACAAGGAGTCGCTTTGAAGAAGTACACCAAGCTCTCTGCCGCGGTGGCTGTCGCCGCCAGCTCGGCGTTGCTGTTCACCGCCTGCTCGCCCGGCGGCGAGCCCACCACCGACAACGAGGCTGACCAGGGCATCGCCGAAGGCCAGCAGTACACGGTCGAGCCGGAGGACACGGGCAAGGCCGACCTCGGCGACATTGAGACCGCCGAAGGCACCATCTCTGTCGGCATGGAGCAGGACTTCACGTCGTACAACAACATGATGGCCGACAACTACTCGACCTATAACTCCCAGATCGCCGACCGCATCTCTGGCGGTTTCAATTACTTCGGCACTGACGGCACGATCTACCCGGACGAGGAGTTCGGCACCATTGAGGTTGAGTCTGAGGATCCGCTGGTGGTCAAGTACACCATCAACGACGACGCTGTGTGGTCCGATGGCACCCCGATCACGGCTGCCGACTACATCTTCAAGTGGGCCGTGGAGAACCCTCGGACCGTTGACTCCAACGACGAGACCGTGTTCACTCCGGTCTCCACTACCTTCGGTGAGTACGTCCCGAACGCACCCGAAGGCGATCCCGAAGGCAAAGAATTCACCATCACCTACGATGAGCCCTACGCTGACTGGCAGCTCGTCGTCGACCGTGCGCTGCCCGCACACGTCGTCGCCGAACAGTCCGGGCTGAGCATGGAAGAGCTGATCGAAGCGGCCCGCAACAACGACGGTGACGCACTTGCCGAGGCCGCCGAGTTCTGGAACACCGGCTGGAATGTCACCAATGCCCTCCCCGATGAGGCGCTCATCCCGTCGTCTGGCCCCTACGTGCTCACCGATTTCTCGCCGGGTCAGTCGGTCACCCTGACGGCGAACGAGAACTACTGGGGCACCCCCGCCGCAACCCAGACGCTGACCGTGCGCATCGCTTCGGCTGACACCCATGTCCAGGCTCTGCAGAACGGCGACATGAACGCCATTGAGCCGCAGGCCACCGTGGATACTCTGGAGCAGCTCGAAGGCCTGGGCGACCAGGCTATTGTCCACCAGTACGCGCAGATGACCTACGAGCACCTGGACTTCAACCACGCCGCGGATTCGCTCTTCGGCGACAGCTACGAGCTGCGTCAGGCCTTCGCACTGTGCGTGCCGCGCCAGCAGATCATCGACAACCTGATCAAGCCGTTGAACCCGGACGCAGAGGTGCTCAACGCTCGTGAGTACTTCAACTTCCAGGACGAGTATCAGGAAGTCATCGACTACTCCTACGACGGCAGCTACGACGAAGTCGACATCGAGGCCGCAGCAGATCTGATTGAGCAGTCAGGTGTGGACACCCCGACCGTGCGCATCGGCTACGCCGCGCCGAACCCGCGTCGTGAGCAGACCGTCTCCATGATCAAGGATTCCTGCGACGAGGCCGGCTTCGACATCCAGGACTACGGCGCACAGGACTTCTTCGGTCCCGGTGGCGGTCTGTCCTCGGGTGACTGGGACATCGCCCTCTTCGCCTGGGCTGGCTCCGGCCAGATTGTCTCGGGCCGCAACATCTCGCACACCAACGGTGCTCAGAATGACGCGCAGTACTCGAATGAGGACGTCGACGCCGCCTGGGACATCGCCGCCGGCACCGTGGATCCTGAGGTACACCTCGAGCAGCGTAAGGAAGTAGAGAAGCTGCATTGGGACACCCTGTACAACATCCCGCTGTACACGCACCCGGGTATCGCTGCGAACTCCGCTGACATCGCCAACGTTCGCTCCACCGCCACCCAGTCCGGTCTGCAGTGGAACGTCGAGCAGTGGGTCCGTCCGGAAGCCGAAGCTGAGTAA
- a CDS encoding ABC transporter permease produces the protein MSNNETPQTPESSSTAVDMHNLAEVEDAKLRQITGKSYSQGQMVRRRFRNHAGAMISLTVLVGVFLLAFSSIGFAGIPGWWDKSYTGTGAVQNGGAPTLSLWPRFLGGEGITWGEHPLGQDTIGRDYFAMVMRGTQQSLTIAFVVGIVSTVIGAVVGAIAGYFRGWIDSVLMRMTDLVIVIPLLALAAVLGQLSSTFRGGGVLPLAIVLGLVTWTSLARLVRGEVLSLREKEFVSAAVAMGAKPGRVILKHLLPNTIGVIVVNATFAISAAILLETSLSFLGFGVKAPETSLGLLISDNQAAFTTRPWLFWWPGIMILAIALSVNFIGDGLRDAFDPRQVSKIKRRRSVLGMSGRQEAANATLGTPRNDVPEQPGELERPVPSSDHDGPEDPDPNSSGPEGGNR, from the coding sequence ATGAGCAACAACGAAACTCCACAGACCCCTGAGTCGTCCTCCACCGCGGTGGACATGCACAACCTCGCCGAGGTCGAAGACGCCAAGCTGCGTCAGATCACCGGAAAGTCCTACAGCCAGGGCCAGATGGTCCGACGCCGATTCCGCAACCACGCAGGAGCGATGATCTCGCTGACCGTGCTGGTCGGAGTCTTTCTCCTAGCGTTCAGCTCCATCGGCTTCGCCGGGATTCCGGGCTGGTGGGACAAGTCCTACACCGGAACCGGCGCCGTGCAGAACGGCGGTGCCCCGACCCTGTCGCTGTGGCCTCGTTTCCTGGGCGGTGAGGGCATCACCTGGGGCGAGCATCCACTGGGCCAGGACACCATCGGCCGCGACTACTTCGCCATGGTGATGCGCGGGACGCAGCAGTCACTGACGATCGCGTTCGTCGTCGGCATTGTCTCGACCGTGATCGGCGCTGTTGTCGGCGCGATCGCCGGTTACTTCCGCGGTTGGATCGACTCGGTGCTGATGCGCATGACCGACCTGGTCATCGTGATCCCGCTGCTCGCTCTGGCCGCCGTGCTGGGTCAGCTGTCCTCCACTTTCCGCGGCGGCGGTGTGCTGCCGTTGGCTATCGTGCTCGGATTGGTCACCTGGACGTCGCTGGCCCGTCTGGTCCGCGGTGAGGTGCTCTCCCTGCGCGAGAAGGAATTCGTCTCCGCGGCGGTCGCCATGGGTGCCAAACCCGGACGCGTCATCCTCAAACACCTGTTGCCGAACACCATCGGCGTCATCGTGGTGAACGCGACCTTCGCCATCTCGGCCGCCATTCTCCTCGAGACCTCGCTGTCCTTCCTGGGCTTCGGTGTAAAGGCGCCCGAGACCTCGCTGGGTCTGTTGATCAGCGACAACCAGGCTGCGTTTACCACCCGCCCCTGGCTGTTCTGGTGGCCGGGCATCATGATTCTGGCCATCGCCCTGTCGGTGAATTTCATCGGTGACGGTCTGCGCGATGCCTTCGACCCCCGCCAGGTGAGCAAGATCAAACGCCGCCGCAGTGTGCTTGGTATGTCTGGGCGTCAGGAAGCCGCCAACGCCACCCTGGGTACCCCGCGCAACGATGTGCCCGAACAGCCCGGCGAACTGGAGCGGCCCGTGCCGTCCTCCGACCATGATGGGCCAGAAGACCCCGATCCGAATTCCTCCGGACCCGAGGGAGGGAACCGATGA
- the typA gene encoding translational GTPase TypA translates to MSESLTRREDLRNVAIVAHVDHGKTTLVDAMLRQAGAFSSHGEVEDRVMDSGELEREKGITILAKNTTVFYSGPSAEGKTITFNVIDTPGHADFGGEVERGLSMVDGVVLLVDASEGPLPQTRFVLRKALAAKLPVILVVNKTDRPDARIDGVVSDTMDLLLGLASDLSEEVEDLDLDSVLNLPVVYASGKAGRASLEQPADGDLPDSEDLEPLFATILEHIAAPAYTEGEVLQAHVTNLDASPFLGRLALLRIFNGTLRKGQQVAWARQDGTNKTVKITELLGTKGLSREPIESAGPGEIVAVAGIEDIMIGETLTDLENPKPLPKITVDDPAISMTIGINTSPMAGRVKGAKVTARQVKDRLDAELVGNVSLRVLPTERPDAWEVQGRGELALAILVEQMRREGFELTVGKPQVVTKTIDGKVHEPMELMTIDAPDEFMGAITQLMAARKGRMTEMSNHGTGWVRMEFNVPARGLIGFRTQFLTDTRGAGIASSIANGYEPWAGPIEYRNNGSLVADRAGTATPFAMINLQERGSFFIQPTSEVYEGMIVGENSRADDMDVNITKEKKLTNMRSASADSFEGLTPPRQLTLEESLEFAREDECVEITPEAIRIRKVVLDANERIKAARQRARASN, encoded by the coding sequence ATGAGCGAATCCCTCACCCGACGCGAAGACCTGCGCAATGTCGCCATCGTCGCCCACGTTGACCACGGTAAGACCACTCTGGTCGACGCCATGCTGCGCCAGGCCGGCGCCTTCTCAAGCCACGGCGAGGTCGAAGACCGAGTGATGGATTCCGGTGAGCTGGAACGCGAGAAGGGCATCACCATCCTTGCCAAGAACACCACTGTGTTCTATTCCGGCCCCTCCGCCGAGGGCAAGACCATCACATTCAACGTCATCGACACCCCCGGCCACGCCGACTTCGGCGGCGAGGTCGAGCGCGGCCTGTCCATGGTCGATGGCGTCGTCTTGCTCGTCGATGCCTCGGAAGGCCCGCTGCCCCAGACTCGTTTCGTGCTCCGCAAGGCGCTGGCCGCGAAGCTTCCCGTCATCCTGGTGGTCAACAAGACCGACCGTCCCGACGCTCGCATCGACGGCGTCGTCTCCGACACCATGGACCTGCTCCTCGGCCTGGCCTCCGATCTCTCCGAAGAGGTCGAAGACCTGGACCTGGACTCCGTGCTGAACCTGCCCGTGGTCTACGCTTCCGGCAAGGCCGGTCGCGCCTCCCTGGAACAGCCCGCCGACGGCGACCTGCCCGACAGTGAAGACCTGGAGCCCTTGTTCGCCACCATCCTCGAGCACATCGCTGCTCCGGCGTACACCGAGGGCGAAGTCTTGCAGGCACACGTGACCAACCTGGATGCCTCCCCGTTCCTGGGGCGTCTGGCGTTGCTGCGTATCTTCAACGGCACCCTGCGCAAGGGCCAGCAGGTGGCCTGGGCCCGTCAGGATGGCACCAACAAAACTGTAAAGATCACCGAATTGCTGGGCACCAAGGGTCTCAGCCGTGAGCCGATCGAATCTGCCGGTCCCGGTGAAATCGTCGCCGTCGCAGGTATCGAAGACATCATGATCGGTGAGACTCTCACCGATCTGGAGAACCCGAAGCCGCTGCCGAAGATTACCGTGGATGACCCGGCGATCTCGATGACCATCGGTATCAACACGTCGCCGATGGCTGGCCGCGTCAAGGGCGCTAAGGTCACCGCCCGTCAGGTCAAGGACCGTCTCGACGCCGAATTGGTCGGCAACGTGTCCCTGCGCGTGCTGCCTACCGAGCGTCCCGACGCCTGGGAAGTTCAGGGTCGTGGCGAGCTGGCCCTGGCCATCCTCGTCGAGCAGATGCGCCGCGAAGGCTTCGAACTCACCGTGGGCAAGCCCCAAGTGGTCACCAAGACCATCGACGGCAAGGTCCACGAGCCGATGGAACTGATGACCATCGATGCCCCCGACGAGTTCATGGGTGCGATCACGCAGCTCATGGCCGCTCGCAAAGGCCGCATGACCGAAATGTCCAACCACGGCACCGGCTGGGTCCGGATGGAATTCAACGTTCCGGCTCGCGGCCTGATTGGCTTCCGTACTCAGTTCCTCACCGATACCCGCGGCGCCGGTATCGCCTCTTCCATCGCCAACGGTTACGAGCCGTGGGCCGGTCCGATCGAGTACCGCAATAACGGTTCGCTGGTCGCCGACCGTGCAGGGACCGCCACTCCGTTCGCGATGATCAACCTGCAGGAGCGCGGCTCGTTCTTCATCCAGCCGACCTCCGAAGTGTACGAGGGCATGATCGTGGGCGAGAATTCGCGCGCCGACGACATGGATGTCAACATCACCAAGGAGAAGAAGCTCACGAACATGCGCTCCGCCAGCGCTGATTCATTCGAGGGTCTCACCCCGCCGCGTCAGCTGACGCTGGAGGAATCCCTGGAGTTCGCTCGCGAAGACGAGTGTGTCGAGATTACCCCGGAGGCGATCCGCATCCGTAAAGTGGTCCTCGATGCCAACGAACGAATCAAAGCGGCCCGCCAGCGCGCCCGTGCCTCCAACTGA
- the fdxA gene encoding ferredoxin produces the protein MTYVIALPCVDVKDRACIDECPVDCIYEGERMLYIHPDECVDCGACEPVCPVEAIYYEDDLPEEWEDYYGANVEFFSDVGSPGGAAKMGVIPKDHPLITALPPQDTD, from the coding sequence GTGACGTATGTGATTGCTCTGCCGTGTGTGGATGTGAAGGATCGGGCGTGTATTGATGAGTGCCCGGTGGATTGCATTTATGAGGGTGAGCGGATGCTGTATATCCACCCGGATGAGTGTGTGGATTGTGGTGCCTGTGAGCCGGTGTGCCCGGTGGAGGCGATCTATTATGAGGATGATCTTCCTGAGGAGTGGGAGGATTACTACGGTGCCAATGTGGAGTTCTTCTCTGATGTGGGGTCGCCGGGTGGTGCGGCGAAGATGGGCGTGATTCCCAAGGATCATCCGCTCATTACCGCCCTGCCCCCGCAGGACACCGACTGA
- the dapC gene encoding succinyldiaminopimelate transaminase, producing MLTLPEYPWEQLAPYRARAAEHPDGVADLSIGTPVDPTPELIQHALRESTDAHGYPTTAGTSQLREAIASWYVRRRGAQITPAQVIPSIGSKEFIAWLPLLMGLGPGDAVVRPEVAYPTYDIGAQLVGATPVAADSLSELDTDTRSRVKLVWTNSPANPTGRVDTADQVREKIAEARAIGAVLAGDECYAELGWDQWEPGVPSVLDPAVNGGDTTGLLSVYSLSKQSNLAGYRAAFAAGDEQIITTLINSRKHAGMIVPAPIQSAMVAALNDDAHVQEQKDRYRIRRGQLLAALTESGLHVDHSEAGLYLWTRTVASAGRAATAEDTWNLVQRFADAGIVVGPGVFYGEAGNGYVRVAITATDDAVAQAVSRIRRGI from the coding sequence ATGCTCACCCTTCCCGAATACCCCTGGGAGCAGCTGGCGCCCTACCGAGCCCGCGCGGCCGAACACCCCGACGGTGTGGCAGACCTGTCTATCGGTACCCCCGTCGATCCGACGCCCGAGCTGATCCAGCACGCCCTGCGCGAGAGCACCGACGCCCACGGTTACCCAACCACCGCCGGCACATCGCAATTGCGCGAAGCCATTGCCAGCTGGTACGTCCGACGACGCGGCGCGCAGATCACCCCCGCCCAGGTCATCCCCTCCATCGGCTCCAAAGAATTCATCGCCTGGCTACCCCTGCTCATGGGACTGGGCCCGGGCGACGCCGTGGTGCGACCCGAAGTGGCCTACCCGACCTATGACATCGGCGCCCAACTGGTGGGCGCGACCCCCGTGGCGGCCGACTCCCTGAGCGAACTCGACACCGACACCCGCTCCAGGGTGAAACTGGTCTGGACGAACTCTCCGGCCAACCCCACCGGCCGCGTCGATACCGCGGACCAGGTTCGTGAAAAAATTGCGGAAGCACGCGCCATCGGAGCAGTGCTGGCCGGCGACGAATGCTACGCGGAACTGGGTTGGGACCAGTGGGAACCCGGCGTGCCCAGCGTGCTGGACCCTGCCGTCAACGGAGGGGACACCACCGGGCTGCTCTCGGTCTACTCGCTGTCCAAGCAGTCCAACCTGGCCGGGTACCGTGCGGCTTTTGCCGCCGGCGACGAGCAGATCATCACCACGCTGATCAACAGCCGCAAGCACGCGGGCATGATCGTGCCCGCGCCCATCCAGTCGGCCATGGTGGCGGCGTTGAATGACGACGCCCACGTCCAGGAACAAAAAGATCGCTACCGCATCCGCCGCGGGCAGCTGCTGGCCGCCCTCACCGAGTCCGGGTTGCATGTGGACCATTCCGAGGCCGGGCTCTACCTGTGGACCCGGACCGTCGCATCCGCCGGGCGCGCAGCGACCGCGGAAGACACCTGGAACTTGGTCCAGCGATTCGCCGATGCCGGCATTGTGGTGGGCCCGGGCGTCTTCTACGGTGAAGCTGGAAACGGTTATGTGAGGGTCGCGATCACCGCAACCGACGACGCCGTCGCCCAGGCCGTCTCTCGGATCCGTCGCGGTATCTGA